The following nucleotide sequence is from Gemmatimonadota bacterium.
GAACGGCTCGAGTGGATACCCGATGAGGAACACCCGATATGGTCGCGAAATCCTGTATGCGCAGACTGACCCTCCTCTTCGCGATCGGTATGTTGCTGTGTGCAGGTCTTGGATATCGAATCGCCCTGATACAGATTCGCGACGGCGAGACCTACAGGCAGCGAGCGCGTGATCAGCAGCACAGGGTCGTCACCATCGATCCCCGCCGGGGCCGTATCTTCGATCGAAACGGGAACACGCTGGCGCTGAGCGTCGAGTTCGACTCCTTCGGCATCCAGGATCTCGACAGGGCCCGGCTCAATAGCGCCGACGTCGGCAACCTGGCCGTACAACTCTCCCAGATCACCGGCGAAGATCCCCGGCATATCGTGGACCGGATTTCCGGATCCTCCGACTTCCGGTACCTGGTACGATGGGTGAATCCGGAGACCAGCGAACGGATAAGGAGTCTGTCCACCTACCCCCGTTTCGAACCCTATATCCGCACGGAAAAGGAAGCCAGGCGGGTCTATCCCTACCGGACCGCCGCCGGCCAGGTCCTGGGATTCAGCGTCGATGGTGCCGGACGGGCCGGGTTCGAAATGGAACATAACCGGCTGCTGTCCGGTATAGAAGGATACAGCGTAGTCCAGATCGATGCCCAGCGGCGGGCCTATACGTGGCTGGATGACTACCAGAAGTCGGCGGAGAATGGCGCGGACGTCGTCCTGACGATCGATATAGCGGCCCAGGTCGCCGCAGAACAGGTGCTCGAAGAGGCGATCGCATGGCACGAAGCCGTTGGCGGCATGGTCATCATGATGGATCCGGGAAACGGCGACATACTGGCCATGGCCAGTTCACCGGATTTCGATCCCAACACGCCGGGCCGATTCCCATTCGAAGCCCAGAAGATCAGGCCTGTGGTAGACACCTACGAGCCCGGTTCGACGTTCAAGATCGTCGCGGCGACCGCGGCCCTGGAGACCGGCGCGTTCTCGCTCGAAGACCGGATCGATACGAGCGGAGGGCGGATCGAATTGGGTACCCAGACGATTTCGGACCACGACGTCTTCGATGAACTGACCGTGCGGGAAGTCTTCGAGCATTCCAGCAACGTGGGTACCGTGAAAATCGCCCTGGAACTCGGCGAGAAGACCTTTTACGAATACACCCGGTCATTCGGTTTCGGCATGAAGACGGGCGTCGCACTGCCGGGCGAGGTCAATGGGATCCTGCACAAACCGGCCAGGTGGTCCAGGTCGACGCTGCCCACCATGTCCATCGGCTACGGGGTTTCCGTTACCGGGGTGCAACTGGCGGCCGCCTACTGCGCGGTGGCCAACGGGGGGCAGCTCCTGCAACCCCGGATCATCAGGTCCATCACGCGGAATGACGGTACGGTGGTGTCCTTTCCGAAATCCGTCGTTCGAAGAGTGATGAAGCCACAGACCGCAGAGACCCTGCTGAACGTATTTACCGGGGTGGTGGACCGGGGCACGGGGACGAAGGCGGCGGTTCCCGGATTCAAGGTCGCCGGGAAGACCGGTACGGCCTGGAAAGCGCGTGAGGACGGCAGGGGGTACACCCGGAACTACCGGTCGTCGTTCGTCGGCATGTTTCCCGCGTCGGATCCGGAAATCGTCGTACTGGTCATGATCGACGAACCGAAGAAGCGCGGTTTCTACGGTGGATCCGTAGCCGCGCCCGTCTTCAATAAAATCGTTCGCCGTCTCGTCCATATGCCTGACGGCCCGGTGGAATCGATTCCTGAATCCGATGACGGCCTGCCGCTGCACCTGGCCTCTATCGAACCGAATACCGCTTCGGATCGTGAATCCGAACTGTCCGACTGGTCAGGCCCGGGCTTCAGCGGACCGATGCCTCGAGACCTGTTGCCGATTGACGACCGCTGGGTAATCGAGCGTTCCGGTTCCTTCACCGGGGCGGAGCGGGCCCGGATCGCACTGCCGTCCGTGATCGGCATGAGCGTACGGGAAGCCGTCAAGACCCTGGCCGAAATGGGCATCGAAGCAACCATAGTCGGTACGGGTTACGTCCGGCGCCAGATTCCGGCACCGGGCCACGGAGTCTATTCCGGTGATCGATGCATCATCGAATGCGGCCCATACAACTAGCCGTCCCAGCGCTCACCCCGAGCAGACGACGGCCCTGAGGGTCAAGACCTTGATACAGCTTTCCACACTACTGGACGCGCTGCCTCGCAAAGAGGTGATCCGCCCGCCGGGTCTGACCGGCCGTACCGGCCAGACTGACCGGGCTGACCGGGCGGGCCGGGCTGACCAGGCTGACCAGGCTGGCCGGGAGATCGGCGGGATCGTCCATGACTCGAGGTCCGTTAATCCCGGCGACGTTTTCGTCGCGCTGCGCGAGCCGTCGGGCCGCGACGGCCACCGGTACGTTCGCGACGCGGTGGCGCGGGGCGCCTCGGTCGTGGTCCAGGAAAACGAAGAACGCCTCGATGACGCGACCACGATAATCGTTCAGGACACCTCCAGGGCTTACGGCCTGATGGCTGCCGCGTATTACGGCCGGCCTGCGGACGACCTCTGCCTGGTCGGCGTCACGGGGACCAACGGCAAGACGACGGTGTCGCTGCTGGTCGAGGCCATCCTCCGGGAGCGCGGCCGGTCCGTGGGTGGCATCGGCACGCTGGGCAGCCGGTACATGGGCGAGATGCTCGATTGGAAGCTGAGTCACACCACGCCTTACCCGATGGAGCTTCACCGCACCTTAAGTGAGATCAGGGATCGGGGAGGTGAATGCGTCGTCATGGAAGTATCCTCCCACAGCCTGGCCTGGCAGCGACTGTCCGGCCTGCGGTTCAGCACGGGCGTCTTTACCAATCTGTCCCGTGAACACCTGGACGACCACAAGACTTTCGACGCTTACCGGGAAGCCAAGACGCTGCTTTTCTCCGAACTGCTCGACGAGGAGGGCACCGCTGTCCTCAACATGGACGATCCCGCCTTCGTGCATTTCAAGAACGCCTCGCGCGCGCGCGTCCTTACCTATGGACTGGACAAGAGAGCAGACGTCCACAGGGCGGGTCCGATCGGATACCACGCGGACCGGACCACCCTTGCGGTGCAGGTGCGTTCCGATCCGCCGTTCAACGTGACGCTGCCGCTCCTGGGTCGATTCAACGCATACAATGCCCTGGCGGCGATTTCCGTGGGGCTGGAGTTCGGCATCGACGGCGCGCTGATGAACCGGGCCGTATCCGGGATAAAGGTGCCCGGCCGGCTGGAACGCGTCGACGCCGGACAGCCGTTCAACGTGCTCGTGGATTTCGCCCATACGCCCGATGCGCTCGGTGCCGTGCTGTCGACCTGCCGGGAATGGACGCGGGGGAACCTGACCGTCGTGTTCGGCTGCGGCGGGGATCGGGACCCGGGAAAGCGGCCCCTCATGGGCCGGGCGGCGTCCACCCATGCCGACGTTGTCATCGTGACGACCGACAACCCCAGAACGGAACCGCCCGACCGTATCATACGGGATATCGAGCCGGGCCTCCTGCCCAACGTCCGCTCCCATATCGTCCAGGACCGTGGAGAAGCGATTCGGAAGGCCCTGCGCGAAGCGGGCGAAGGCGACACCGTGCTGATTGCCGGGAGGGGAGACACGGTCTACCAGGTCGTGGGCGATGCGCAGATCGAGTTCGACGACCGGATCAAGGCCCGGGAATGCCTCGAGGCGCACTATGGATAATCACAACGGTACGGAGGAGCCCACTCTGATGGAGATAGCCGGAATCATGGGCGGCAGCCTGCACGTTCCGTCCCCGGCGCTTCGACGCAGCCGGATCACGGGCGTCTGTTCGGATACCCGGCGAATCGAGGCTGGCAATCTGTTCGTCGCGATTGCCGGCGAACGATTCGACGGTCACGACTTCGTACCCGATGCCATGCGCGCGGGTGCGTGTGCCTCCCTCGTCACGGACGACTGGCACGCGCGCCGGGCGGACCGGGAAGCCCCGGACGCCGCGCGAATCGTCGTACCCGCGGTAATTCCGGCACTGCAGGCTTTCGCGGGCTGGCACAGGAGGCGTTTCGACCTGCCCGTAGTCGCGGTTACGGGCTCCAGCGGAAAGACCACCACCAAGAACATGATCGCCGCCGTGCTGGGAGAACGCTACCGGGTGTTCAAGACCCCCGGGAATCTGAACAGCCAGTTGGGCGTCGCCGAAGCCCTGTTTACCCTGCATGGAGATCACGGCGCCGCGGTGCTCGAACTAGGCATGAACCATGCGGGCGAACTGGACCGGCTGTCCCGGATGACCCGTCCATCCATCGGCGTGATAACCAACGTGGGGCCCGCGCATATCGAGTTCTTCGAGTCCATCGAAGGCATTGCCCGGGCCAAGGGCGAGATCCTCGACCACCTGCCGGAAGGCGGGAGCGCGGTGTTGAACGCCGACGACCTCCTCGTCATGAAGCAGGCCGGCCGCAGCCTTGCGCGGGTGGTCACCTTCGGCCGCAGCGCGGGTGCCGACGTCAGGCTGGCACGCGTAAGGACCGAGTTGTCCGGATCGGCCTTCACATTGTCGGACGGGGCTTCCTTTCGAGTAAACCTGATGGGGGAGCACCAGGTCATGAACGCTGCGGCCGCCGTGGCGGTGGGCAGGCTCTCGGGAATCGCCGACCAGGCCATCGCCCGTGCGCTGCGGAGCGTCGAGCCCACGCCCATGCGCATGGAATACAGGAAGGCGGGCGCCGTTCACCTGATAAACGACGCGTACAACGCCAATCCGTCGTCTATGAAAGCGGCCCTGGACGCACTGGCAACGGCCGAAGGACGTAAACTGGTCGTCCTCGGAGACATGCTGGAACTGGGCGACCTGGGCCGGGCGGCGCACCGGGATATCGGTAGGCGCGCCGCGGAGGTGGCGGAGCGGATCATCACGGTGGGAGAACTGGCCCGTGAGATCGCCGTGGCCGCGGTGGACGGCGGCATCCCGGCTTCTCGCGTCGTGTCCTGCAGCTGCAACGACGAGGCCGCCGCCGCGGTACTGGCGGAAGTTGAAGACGGAGACGTGGTACTCGTCAAGGGATCGCGCGGCATGCGAATGGAAACCGTCGTGGAATACCTGGAGAAGTCGATCGGCCAGGGCGAAATGGGGTAAGCCCGTGTTGCATCAACGTATTGATCTTCCACTGCTGGTCTCGTCGCTGCTCCTGCTCTGCGTGGGCTCGGTCATGGTTTACAGCGCGAGTTCAGCCGTTGCCGCGGAGATGTTCTCCGGGGACAGCGGATTCTTCGTTAAACGTTACCTGGTGCGGTTGATCCTCGGAATCGTCGTCCTGATCCTCTTCGCCAGCCTGAATTACCAGAAACTGCAGAAGTGGTCCCCGATCCTGATCGTCATCGGCATGGGGTTTCTGGCCCTCGTATTCGTTCCCGGTATCGGGATGACCATCCGAGGAGCGTCGCGCACGATAAACCTGTTCTCCATGACGATTCAGCCCGCGGAGGGGGTCAAGATCGCCCTGGTGATCTTCCTGGCCTACTGGCTGGCCAGGCGCCAGCACGTCATGGAACGGTTTTTCACCGGTTTTCTGCCCGTGCTGGCGGTGATCGGGGCCACCTGCCTGCTGATCGGCCTGCAGCCGGATTACGGCACCGCGATCGTGCTGGCCGCGACCGCCTTCGCAGTGCTCTATGTCGGCCGAGCCCGGTTACTGCACCTGGCAAGCGCCGTGGGGATCATGATCCCGGCCCTCTTCTACAAACTGTACTCGTCCGCGCACAGCCGGGGCCGGCTCATGACCTACTTCGAACGGTTTTTCGGCGATTCCGCCGATCAGGCCCAGAATTTCCAGGGCGCGGACTACCAGTTGCAACAGGCACTGATCGGCCTGGGCACGGGAGGCGTGTTCGGCAACGGACTGGGGCAGAGCCGGCAGAAGTTCCTTTTTCTTCCCGATCCCCATACGGATTTCGTGTTCGCGGTGATCGGTGAGGAACTCGGGTTCCTGGGGTCGGTGGCGGTGCTGGGCCTCTTCGTCGTCTTCGCCTGGAGAGGGGTCCGCATCGCCCGCATGGCGCCGGACGCCTTCGGGTTTTTCCTGGCATCGGGGCTGACCATGCTCATCACGCTGCACGTGCTGGTGAACATCGGGGTGGTGACGGGCTTGCTGCCCACCACGGGCCTGCCGCTGCCGTTTCTGAGCTACGGAGGGTCCTGGCTGCTCGTCTGCATGATGAGTATCGGGATCCTGCTTAACATATCCAGAATGACCTACCGCCGTCAGAGACTGCAGTATGACTGATCGGACAGACGGAACCGGCCGGACCGAAAGGGCCGGCCGGCAAGGACCGGAGATGACTTGCCGCCACGCGCATTTCATCGGGATAGGCGGAATCGGCATGAGCGCACTGGCTGAACTGATGCTCGGTTATGGATACAAAGTCAGCGGGTCGGACCTGCGGGGCACGCAGTTGACCGACCGGTTACATGGTCTCGGAGCGTCCGTCTTCAAGGGCCACGACCCGGCCAACGCGGAGGGTGCGGACCTGATCGTGTACTCCTCCGCCATCCCCGGGGACAATGCCGAGCTCGAGGCGGCCCGCCGGCTGGGCCGGCGCACCGTCACCCGCGCCGAACTGCTCGGCATCCTGACGCGCGGGACGCAGGGCATCGCCGTGGCGGGCACCCACGGAAAGACCTCCACGTCGGCCATGATCGTCAAGGTACTGGCCGACGCGGGGCTGGACCCGACGGCCGTCATCGGCGGGGTCATGACGGAAAACGGATCCAATGTCCGCCGTGGAAACGGTCCCTTTATGGTCGTGGAAGCCGATGAATACGACCGTTCGTTCCATGCGCTGACGCCCGCGGCGGCCGTGATCACTTCGGTGGACGCCGACCACATGGAATACTACGGTTCGCAGGAAGCCATCGATGAAGCCTTTACCGTCTTCGCCCATCTCGTACCCGAGGACGGGTCCCTGATCGTGTGCGCGGACGACCCGGGCATCGGCAGAATCCGGCCCGGCCTGCGTCGCCGCCTGGTGACCTACGGGCTTTCGGCGCAAGCCTGCATCCGGGCGGACCGGGTGGAATCGAAAGGCTGGAGCATTTCCGCCGAGGTGTACGTGCGGGACGTTCCGGCCGGCCGGCTGGTACTGCCGCAGCCGGGCGAGTGCAACCTGTCAAACGCACTGGCCGCCATCGCCGTGGCCGACGATCTCGAGCTGCCCGTAGATCGGACCATGTCGGCCCTGGCGGAATACCGGGGGCTGAGAAGGCGATTCGAAGTGCTGGGCAGCATCGGCGGCGTCACGGTGGTGGACGACTACGCCCACCATCCCGTCGAAATCGAGGCCGCGCTGCGCGCAGTGTCGAATGCGGGCGCCCGGCGCATGTTCGTGGTGTTCCAGCCACACCTTTACAGCCGGACGCGGAATCTGCGCCGAGAATTCGGACACGTGCTTGGGCGGTTTCGCGCATACCGGACGATCGTTACGGACGTATACGCGTCCAGGGAATCTCCCCGGGACGGGGTGACGGGTGAGATGATCGTCCACGACGCGAGCGCATTCGGCGGAAACGTCGCGTATATCCCGGACAAGGACCGGGTAGCGGCAGCGTTGGTGGACGATCTCGAGCATGGAGACCTGGTGCTTACTCTCGGCGCGGGGGACGTCGGCGAGGTGGGAAGCCAGATTTGCGAACTGCTGCGGAAAAGCGGAGTCCGGTCTCATGGGAATGTCTGAAATCTTCAGCGGGTTGGTGCCTGCCGGGCG
It contains:
- the ftsW gene encoding putative lipid II flippase FtsW yields the protein MLHQRIDLPLLVSSLLLLCVGSVMVYSASSAVAAEMFSGDSGFFVKRYLVRLILGIVVLILFASLNYQKLQKWSPILIVIGMGFLALVFVPGIGMTIRGASRTINLFSMTIQPAEGVKIALVIFLAYWLARRQHVMERFFTGFLPVLAVIGATCLLIGLQPDYGTAIVLAATAFAVLYVGRARLLHLASAVGIMIPALFYKLYSSAHSRGRLMTYFERFFGDSADQAQNFQGADYQLQQALIGLGTGGVFGNGLGQSRQKFLFLPDPHTDFVFAVIGEELGFLGSVAVLGLFVVFAWRGVRIARMAPDAFGFFLASGLTMLITLHVLVNIGVVTGLLPTTGLPLPFLSYGGSWLLVCMMSIGILLNISRMTYRRQRLQYD
- a CDS encoding UDP-N-acetylmuramate--L-alanine ligase, which produces MTDRTDGTGRTERAGRQGPEMTCRHAHFIGIGGIGMSALAELMLGYGYKVSGSDLRGTQLTDRLHGLGASVFKGHDPANAEGADLIVYSSAIPGDNAELEAARRLGRRTVTRAELLGILTRGTQGIAVAGTHGKTSTSAMIVKVLADAGLDPTAVIGGVMTENGSNVRRGNGPFMVVEADEYDRSFHALTPAAAVITSVDADHMEYYGSQEAIDEAFTVFAHLVPEDGSLIVCADDPGIGRIRPGLRRRLVTYGLSAQACIRADRVESKGWSISAEVYVRDVPAGRLVLPQPGECNLSNALAAIAVADDLELPVDRTMSALAEYRGLRRRFEVLGSIGGVTVVDDYAHHPVEIEAALRAVSNAGARRMFVVFQPHLYSRTRNLRREFGHVLGRFRAYRTIVTDVYASRESPRDGVTGEMIVHDASAFGGNVAYIPDKDRVAAALVDDLEHGDLVLTLGAGDVGEVGSQICELLRKSGVRSHGNV
- a CDS encoding transpeptidase family protein is translated as MVAKSCMRRLTLLFAIGMLLCAGLGYRIALIQIRDGETYRQRARDQQHRVVTIDPRRGRIFDRNGNTLALSVEFDSFGIQDLDRARLNSADVGNLAVQLSQITGEDPRHIVDRISGSSDFRYLVRWVNPETSERIRSLSTYPRFEPYIRTEKEARRVYPYRTAAGQVLGFSVDGAGRAGFEMEHNRLLSGIEGYSVVQIDAQRRAYTWLDDYQKSAENGADVVLTIDIAAQVAAEQVLEEAIAWHEAVGGMVIMMDPGNGDILAMASSPDFDPNTPGRFPFEAQKIRPVVDTYEPGSTFKIVAATAALETGAFSLEDRIDTSGGRIELGTQTISDHDVFDELTVREVFEHSSNVGTVKIALELGEKTFYEYTRSFGFGMKTGVALPGEVNGILHKPARWSRSTLPTMSIGYGVSVTGVQLAAAYCAVANGGQLLQPRIIRSITRNDGTVVSFPKSVVRRVMKPQTAETLLNVFTGVVDRGTGTKAAVPGFKVAGKTGTAWKAREDGRGYTRNYRSSFVGMFPASDPEIVVLVMIDEPKKRGFYGGSVAAPVFNKIVRRLVHMPDGPVESIPESDDGLPLHLASIEPNTASDRESELSDWSGPGFSGPMPRDLLPIDDRWVIERSGSFTGAERARIALPSVIGMSVREAVKTLAEMGIEATIVGTGYVRRQIPAPGHGVYSGDRCIIECGPYN
- a CDS encoding UDP-N-acetylmuramoyl-tripeptide--D-alanyl-D-alanine ligase; this encodes MRRSSSTTGSRPGNASRRTMDNHNGTEEPTLMEIAGIMGGSLHVPSPALRRSRITGVCSDTRRIEAGNLFVAIAGERFDGHDFVPDAMRAGACASLVTDDWHARRADREAPDAARIVVPAVIPALQAFAGWHRRRFDLPVVAVTGSSGKTTTKNMIAAVLGERYRVFKTPGNLNSQLGVAEALFTLHGDHGAAVLELGMNHAGELDRLSRMTRPSIGVITNVGPAHIEFFESIEGIARAKGEILDHLPEGGSAVLNADDLLVMKQAGRSLARVVTFGRSAGADVRLARVRTELSGSAFTLSDGASFRVNLMGEHQVMNAAAAVAVGRLSGIADQAIARALRSVEPTPMRMEYRKAGAVHLINDAYNANPSSMKAALDALATAEGRKLVVLGDMLELGDLGRAAHRDIGRRAAEVAERIITVGELAREIAVAAVDGGIPASRVVSCSCNDEAAAAVLAEVEDGDVVLVKGSRGMRMETVVEYLEKSIGQGEMG
- a CDS encoding UDP-N-acetylmuramoyl-L-alanyl-D-glutamate--2,6-diaminopimelate ligase, with translation MPVIDASSNAAHTTSRPSAHPEQTTALRVKTLIQLSTLLDALPRKEVIRPPGLTGRTGQTDRADRAGRADQADQAGREIGGIVHDSRSVNPGDVFVALREPSGRDGHRYVRDAVARGASVVVQENEERLDDATTIIVQDTSRAYGLMAAAYYGRPADDLCLVGVTGTNGKTTVSLLVEAILRERGRSVGGIGTLGSRYMGEMLDWKLSHTTPYPMELHRTLSEIRDRGGECVVMEVSSHSLAWQRLSGLRFSTGVFTNLSREHLDDHKTFDAYREAKTLLFSELLDEEGTAVLNMDDPAFVHFKNASRARVLTYGLDKRADVHRAGPIGYHADRTTLAVQVRSDPPFNVTLPLLGRFNAYNALAAISVGLEFGIDGALMNRAVSGIKVPGRLERVDAGQPFNVLVDFAHTPDALGAVLSTCREWTRGNLTVVFGCGGDRDPGKRPLMGRAASTHADVVIVTTDNPRTEPPDRIIRDIEPGLLPNVRSHIVQDRGEAIRKALREAGEGDTVLIAGRGDTVYQVVGDAQIEFDDRIKARECLEAHYG